CCCCGCGCCTTTGGCGTATTGCTCGAACACGCCTTTGGGCACCAGCGCTACGCCAGCGCCGGCGCTCACGCAACCGACAATCGCCCCGTAACTGGCCAGGCTGACAATCGGCAACGCCAGGCCCTGACGCAACAACCAGTGCTCCAGCGCGGCGCGATACGGACAGCCCTGCGGCCACATGAACACGGTCTTGTCCTGTAAATCGTCGAGGTTGCGTATCGGCCCGAAAGAAGTCGAAGCGATCAGCAGCAGTTCCTCGCGATACATCGGCGTACGTTTGAGCTGCGAACGCTCGACGTCCACCGCGACGATCGCGCCGTCCAGACGATGACTGACCGTATCGTCGAGCAACTGGCCCCAGGTGCCGGTGGTCAATTCCAGCGCCACATTCGGATAGCGCTTGTGAAATTTCGCCAGCAGACGTGGCAGGCGCCCGGTAGCCGAAGATTCGATGGCACCGATGCGCAACGGCCCGGACGGCTCGGCAGCGGGATCGACTGCGCGTTTGGCCTCAGCCGTCAGCGCCAGAATCTTCTCCGCATAGGCGAGAAAGGTCTGCCCCGCCGGACTGATCCGCAACCCCCGCCCTTCGCGCAGAAACAGCGCAACCCCCAGTTCCGCTTCCAGGGACTTGATCCGCGCCGTGATGTTCGACGGCACGCAAAACAGCTTTTCAGCGGCCTTGGCGATGCTGCCGACCTCGGCCACGGTCTTGAACATGCGGATTTGCGCCAGCTCCATAATCATCACTCTGAGTGAACGGTTCGCGCAGTATAAGTCAGTTGTGGCGAATGATTGGCCGCCCGGATACTCGGTGCATCAACCCTCCTGGTGCCTCGCTCATGCCCTTCACTTCGCCTTTGAAAATCCTGTTGGCCATGGCCTTTGTCGTCGGCTGCTGGGCCTATTCGCCGACCGGCATCCACATCGGCCTGCAAGCCTACGATCCAGGGCATCTGGCGTTGCTGCGGTTTCTGCTGGCGTCGCTGTTCATGGCCGTGATTGCAGGCTTCAAGGGCATTCACCTGCCGCGCCTGCAAGACTTGCCACTGTTGTTTGCCCTGGGCTTTTTTGCCGTCAGCCTGCATCACGTGGTGCTGA
This genomic window from Pseudomonas kribbensis contains:
- a CDS encoding LysR family transcriptional regulator, which codes for MELAQIRMFKTVAEVGSIAKAAEKLFCVPSNITARIKSLEAELGVALFLREGRGLRISPAGQTFLAYAEKILALTAEAKRAVDPAAEPSGPLRIGAIESSATGRLPRLLAKFHKRYPNVALELTTGTWGQLLDDTVSHRLDGAIVAVDVERSQLKRTPMYREELLLIASTSFGPIRNLDDLQDKTVFMWPQGCPYRAALEHWLLRQGLALPIVSLASYGAIVGCVSAGAGVALVPKGVFEQYAKGAGCAGYEFPELTAIDNLFYWHENAGVHPAREAFVAMLREEFA